In the genome of Pseudomonas sp. LBUM920, one region contains:
- the tssK gene encoding type VI secretion system baseplate subunit TssK yields MSWNNKVVWSEGMLLQPQHLQQHDRFLQAQLEARVASLRAYGWGFSNVQIDPQQLAMGKLSLLAYSGILPDGTPVGLPFDDAMPLPLEIPDDARDLKVVLALPSLRPGVAEVDDNPSFENFARHRSSEYEAWDSNGLDSSALMSIGKLRLRLAFEGDVADAYTVLGIAHVVEKRADKSVVLDREYCPPCLDIRAAERLRAFVDELLGLLQQRVEALASRLTRPDGSGAAEIADFLLLQVLNRSLPLVRHLSAMTGLHPEQLYRDLAALAGELATFTRDDKRAAAYPVYRHGALAETFAPVMLDLRRALSAVMDVRAIAIPLEERQYGIRVAVLPDQELLRSATFILAVQAQMSAESVRNGFPPQVKIGSVEKIRDLVNLQLPGIGLRPLPVAPRQLPFHAGFTYFELDRSSEYWQLLSQSAGFAMHIAGVFPGLDLQFWAIRN; encoded by the coding sequence ATGTCCTGGAATAACAAAGTAGTCTGGTCCGAAGGCATGTTGCTGCAGCCTCAGCACCTGCAGCAGCACGACCGTTTCCTGCAGGCCCAGTTGGAAGCTCGCGTGGCCAGCTTGCGTGCTTACGGCTGGGGCTTTTCCAACGTGCAAATCGACCCGCAACAGTTGGCCATGGGCAAGCTGTCGCTGCTCGCCTACAGCGGCATATTGCCCGACGGCACGCCGGTGGGCCTGCCGTTTGACGATGCCATGCCGCTGCCGCTGGAGATCCCCGACGACGCCCGTGACCTCAAGGTTGTGCTGGCCTTGCCGAGCCTGCGCCCCGGTGTGGCGGAGGTTGACGACAACCCAAGCTTTGAAAATTTCGCGCGCCACCGCAGCAGTGAATACGAAGCCTGGGACAGCAATGGCCTGGACAGCAGCGCGCTGATGAGCATCGGCAAACTGCGCTTGCGCCTGGCGTTTGAAGGCGATGTGGCCGATGCCTACACGGTGCTCGGCATTGCCCATGTGGTGGAAAAACGCGCGGATAAAAGCGTGGTGCTCGACCGCGAATACTGCCCACCGTGCCTGGACATTCGCGCTGCCGAGCGCTTGCGTGCGTTTGTCGATGAGCTGCTCGGTCTGCTGCAGCAACGAGTTGAGGCGCTGGCCTCGCGCCTGACCCGGCCGGATGGCAGCGGCGCGGCGGAAATCGCCGATTTCCTGCTGTTGCAGGTGCTCAACCGCAGCCTGCCGCTGGTGCGGCATTTGTCGGCCATGACCGGTTTGCACCCTGAGCAGCTGTACCGCGATCTCGCGGCCCTGGCCGGTGAGTTGGCGACCTTTACCCGTGACGATAAACGCGCGGCCGCGTACCCGGTGTACCGCCACGGCGCGCTGGCGGAAACCTTCGCCCCGGTGATGCTCGACCTGCGCCGCGCATTGTCGGCGGTGATGGATGTACGCGCCATCGCGATCCCGTTGGAGGAGCGCCAATACGGCATTCGCGTGGCCGTGCTGCCGGACCAGGAGTTGCTGCGCTCGGCCACGTTTATTCTGGCGGTGCAGGCGCAGATGTCCGCCGAAAGCGTGCGCAACGGCTTTCCGCCGCAGGTCAAGATCGGTTCGGTAGAGAAGATCCGCGACCTGGTCAACCTGCAATTGCCCGGTATTGGTTTGCGCCCCTTGCCGGTGGCGCCACGGCAGTTGCCGTTTCATGCCGGCTTTACCTATTTCGAACTTGATCGCAGCAGTGAATATTGGCAATTGCTGAGCCAGTCGGCCGGCTTTGCCATGCACATCGCCGGGGTTTTTCCGGGGCTGGACCTGCAGTTCTGGGCCATCCGCAACTAA
- the tagH gene encoding type VI secretion system-associated FHA domain protein TagH translates to MNLILLVKSYRDQPMPGEVICRFTEVGGSIGRGPDNDLTLDDPGKYISRVHARVEQRGEQFYLTDTGSNPSLVNERPLGNGRERLLEAGDRLVIGDYGLEVRLEQPAAPVLEDDALATRILPPLFVPPPAPVAAPLPPLEVPSPLLRDPHVVVPVVLHDDLAGARILEGHSLFDGAMPLSDPLGLNPSLTPVFRGTESDHVAPQMQAFNKPLWQAEPPVIPDDYDPLFGLSTEPTVARDPNVAAGLPAIEMNDNEVIQEKLSAPETFAGKPAPTVTAPTRDSAVLQALLTGLGLPDLHTARAPTELAQLVGEMLRAATGGTMDVLMARALTKRESHIDMTMIGAYSNNPLKFFPDADSALTQMLNGDSPAYMRPVKALNASFDDLKAHELAVIAGMRAALGAVVQRFDPARVEQRRTTHGALDKWMPARRKARLWDRLVERYEDLARDADEDLQRLFGELFSKAYEEQVARMRQ, encoded by the coding sequence ATGAACCTGATCCTGCTGGTTAAAAGCTACCGTGACCAACCGATGCCCGGCGAGGTGATCTGCCGCTTTACCGAGGTCGGTGGTTCTATCGGGCGTGGGCCGGACAATGACCTGACCCTGGACGATCCGGGCAAATACATCTCGCGCGTACACGCGCGCGTCGAGCAGCGTGGTGAGCAGTTTTACCTGACCGACACCGGCAGCAACCCCAGCCTGGTCAATGAGCGGCCGCTGGGCAATGGCCGGGAGCGGTTGCTGGAGGCGGGTGATCGTCTGGTGATTGGCGATTACGGCCTGGAAGTGCGCCTGGAGCAACCCGCAGCGCCGGTGCTCGAAGACGATGCTTTGGCGACGCGCATCCTGCCGCCGCTGTTTGTGCCGCCACCGGCCCCGGTCGCTGCGCCGTTGCCACCGTTGGAGGTGCCGTCACCGCTGTTGCGCGACCCGCACGTGGTGGTGCCGGTGGTGCTGCACGACGACCTGGCAGGCGCGCGGATTCTGGAAGGCCATTCGTTATTCGATGGGGCGATGCCGCTGTCGGACCCGCTGGGTTTAAATCCCTCGCTGACCCCGGTTTTTCGCGGCACCGAAAGCGACCATGTGGCGCCGCAGATGCAGGCGTTCAACAAGCCGCTGTGGCAGGCCGAGCCGCCAGTGATCCCGGATGATTACGACCCGCTCTTTGGCCTGTCCACCGAACCCACGGTCGCTCGCGATCCAAATGTGGCAGCCGGCTTGCCCGCGATAGAGATGAACGATAACGAGGTGATCCAGGAAAAACTCAGCGCCCCTGAGACCTTCGCGGGCAAGCCCGCTCCCACAGTGACCGCGCCCACCCGTGACAGCGCGGTGCTGCAGGCGCTGCTGACGGGCCTGGGTTTGCCTGACCTGCACACCGCCCGTGCGCCCACCGAACTTGCCCAACTGGTCGGCGAAATGCTGCGCGCCGCCACCGGCGGCACCATGGATGTGCTCATGGCCCGCGCGCTGACCAAGCGTGAAAGTCATATCGACATGACCATGATCGGCGCCTATTCCAACAACCCGTTGAAGTTCTTTCCCGACGCCGACAGCGCCCTGACCCAGATGCTTAACGGTGATTCGCCAGCCTATATGCGCCCGGTCAAGGCACTCAATGCGTCTTTCGACGACCTCAAGGCCCATGAGCTGGCGGTGATCGCCGGCATGCGTGCAGCCCTTGGCGCCGTGGTGCAGCGCTTTGACCCGGCGCGGGTCGAGCAGCGCCGCACCACCCACGGCGCGCTCGACAAATGGATGCCGGCGCGGCGCAAGGCGCGTTTGTGGGATCGCCTGGTGGAGCGCTACGAAGACCTGGCGCGGGATGCTGACGAGGATTTGCAGCGGCTGTTTGGGGAGCTGTTTTCCAAGGCTTATGAGGAACAGGTGGCGCGGATGAGGCAGTAG
- a CDS encoding type VI secretion system Vgr family protein → MATTQIHREIQVTSTLGADVLLFRRMQATEGLSRLSEYHLELYSERADLNIDDLLATQMSVAVDLPKGGSRYFSGHVSHFSFSTRQGRYSTYKAVLRPWLWFLTLASDCRIFQELSVPDILKQVFAPYSIADVDTSGLSGSYKALTYCVQYRESDFNFVSRLMEQEGIYYCFKSAAGRHTLVLADSYGAHSPAPGYAQVRFMPAEDHAMRESEVIYDWRMGGDVEPGGYTLQDFDFEKPSANLLAKSTLAGSYPQARHERYDYPGKYTERKNGETYARTLIESLHTGTQRVTGATRARGLFPGALMTLTEHPRSEQNAQFLLLEARYTLSSDTYEPTPPADPAPVLSCEFVALSRQQQFRAPCVTRKPLMRGPQTALVVGKQGEEIWTDKYGRIKVQFHWDREGQRDENSSCWIRVAQGWAGKRWGSLYTPRIGQEVVVSFLEGDPDQPLVTGSVYNADTMPPYALPENATRSTLKSNSSKGGGGYNELRFEDKKGAEQVFLHAQKNLDQRVLKDSLDWVGGDRHSRVDQDLREKVGGDRHSAVGGHRNEKASGDVSMAAGANMIINGGLKTGVTAGLDMYIKGGANVVIEAGATITLKVGSTFLTLTPAMILASIIPLPLPEAASAATALALTAATGPAGVPLPPKEADDGK, encoded by the coding sequence ATGGCCACGACTCAGATTCATCGCGAGATCCAGGTTACCAGCACCCTCGGCGCCGATGTGCTGCTGTTTCGGCGCATGCAGGCGACGGAGGGGTTGTCCCGGCTCAGTGAGTACCACCTGGAGCTGTACAGCGAGCGCGCCGACCTGAATATCGACGACCTGCTGGCCACCCAGATGAGCGTGGCGGTGGACTTGCCCAAGGGCGGCAGCCGTTACTTCAGTGGGCATGTCAGCCACTTTTCGTTCAGCACGCGCCAGGGCCGCTACTCCACCTACAAGGCGGTGCTGCGGCCATGGCTGTGGTTCCTGACGCTGGCCAGCGACTGCCGGATCTTCCAGGAATTGAGCGTGCCGGACATCCTCAAGCAGGTGTTCGCGCCCTACAGCATCGCCGATGTCGACACCTCGGGCCTGAGTGGCAGCTACAAGGCGCTGACTTACTGCGTGCAATACCGCGAGAGCGATTTCAACTTTGTCAGCCGCCTGATGGAGCAGGAGGGCATCTACTACTGCTTCAAGAGTGCTGCCGGGCGCCACACGCTGGTGCTGGCCGACTCCTACGGCGCGCACTCGCCGGCGCCAGGTTATGCCCAGGTGCGGTTCATGCCCGCCGAAGACCACGCCATGCGCGAAAGCGAAGTGATCTACGACTGGCGCATGGGCGGCGATGTGGAGCCGGGCGGCTATACCTTGCAGGATTTCGACTTCGAAAAGCCCAGCGCCAACCTGTTGGCCAAATCGACCCTGGCCGGCAGTTACCCGCAGGCGCGCCATGAGCGATACGACTACCCGGGCAAATACACCGAGCGCAAAAACGGCGAAACCTACGCGCGCACCCTGATTGAGTCGCTGCACACCGGCACCCAGCGCGTCACGGGCGCCACCCGTGCGCGCGGGCTGTTTCCCGGCGCGCTGATGACCTTGACCGAGCACCCGCGCAGCGAGCAGAACGCACAGTTCCTGCTGCTGGAGGCGCGTTACACGTTGTCCTCCGACACCTATGAACCGACGCCGCCGGCCGACCCTGCGCCGGTGTTGAGCTGCGAGTTCGTCGCGCTGTCGCGCCAGCAGCAGTTCCGTGCGCCCTGTGTAACGCGCAAGCCGCTGATGCGCGGCCCGCAGACTGCCCTGGTGGTGGGCAAGCAGGGCGAGGAAATCTGGACCGATAAATACGGGCGCATCAAGGTGCAGTTCCACTGGGACCGCGAGGGCCAGCGCGATGAAAACAGCTCGTGCTGGATTCGCGTGGCCCAGGGCTGGGCCGGCAAGCGCTGGGGCAGCCTGTATACGCCGCGCATCGGCCAGGAAGTGGTGGTGAGTTTTCTTGAGGGTGATCCCGACCAGCCACTGGTGACCGGCAGTGTCTACAACGCCGACACCATGCCGCCGTATGCACTGCCGGAAAACGCCACGCGCTCCACCCTCAAGAGCAACTCGTCCAAGGGCGGCGGTGGCTACAACGAGCTGCGCTTTGAAGACAAAAAGGGCGCGGAGCAGGTGTTCCTGCACGCGCAGAAAAACCTCGACCAGCGCGTGCTCAAGGATTCTCTGGACTGGGTCGGTGGTGACCGCCATTCCAGGGTCGATCAGGACCTGCGCGAGAAAGTCGGCGGCGACCGGCACTCGGCGGTCGGTGGCCATCGCAATGAGAAGGCCAGCGGCGATGTGTCGATGGCCGCCGGCGCCAACATGATCATCAACGGCGGCCTGAAGACCGGCGTCACTGCGGGCCTGGACATGTACATCAAGGGTGGTGCCAACGTGGTGATCGAAGCCGGCGCCACCATCACGCTGAAAGTCGGCTCGACCTTCCTCACCCTGACCCCGGCGATGATCCTCGCCTCGATCATCCCCTTGCCGCTGCCCGAAGCCGCGTCGGCGGCGACCGCCCTGGCCCTGACCGCGGCCACCGGACCTGCCGGCGTGCCGCTGCCGCCCAAGGAGGCCGACGATGGCAAATAA
- the tssH gene encoding type VI secretion system ATPase TssH, translated as MADISRVALFGKLNSLCYRAIESSTVFCKLRGNPYVELVHWLQQILQLSDSDLLRLVRHYGIDPAVLARDLTAALDRLPRGSTSVTDLSSQVEEAVERAWVYATLMLGESQVRSGHLLLALLKTPSLRNGLYGVSREFNKVGIDDLSERFAALLNASPEAQMTASDGYQLPGEDIGAVAPAKQEALKRFTVDLTEQARGNTMDPIVGRDEEIRQVIDILMRRRQNNPILVGEAGVGKTAVVEGFAQRIARGDVPPSLKDVQLLALDVGLLQAGASMKGEFEQRLRSVIDEVQASVKPVVLFIDETHTLVGAGGAAGTGDAANLLKPALARGTLRTIGATTFAEYKKHIEKDPALTRRFQTVQVDEPDEARALLMLRGIAQTMQNHHQVHILDSALAAAVRLSNRYIPARQLPDKAVSLIDTACARVAISLHATPAQVDDRRRRIEALETELEIIERETAIGVDTTSRRASVEAQLASERECLDEVEGRWDNELALVEQIQRLRRQLADATEREAGLAELHQLQDELAAQQGEHPLVLISVDEQAVASVVQDWTGIPVGRMVKNEIDNVLRLAERLGQRIIGQDHALEMIARRIQTSRAGLDNPGKPVGVFMLAGTSGVGKTETALALAELLYGGEQNVITINMSEYQEAHTVSTLKGAPPGYVGYGEGGVLTEAVRRKPYSVVLLDEVEKAHPDVHELFFQVFDKGWMEDGEGRIIDFKNTLILLTTNAGTPLISRLCRHPQTMPSPDVIAKALREPLLEVFPPALLGRLVVIPYYPLSDAMLGSIIGLQLGRIQKRIADNHNIPFTWSEEVVQLIASRCTELESGGRMIDAILTNAMLPAISTEFLNRLLQGTPATYVRVSVEGGEFAYAFSEAAR; from the coding sequence ATGGCTGACATCAGTCGCGTCGCGCTTTTCGGCAAACTCAACAGCCTGTGCTACCGGGCGATCGAAAGCAGTACCGTGTTCTGCAAGCTGCGCGGCAACCCCTACGTGGAGCTGGTGCACTGGTTGCAGCAGATCCTGCAATTGAGCGACTCGGACCTGCTGCGCCTGGTTCGTCACTACGGCATCGACCCTGCCGTATTGGCCCGTGACCTGACCGCGGCGCTTGACCGCTTGCCACGGGGGTCAACGTCGGTCACCGACTTGTCGTCGCAGGTCGAAGAAGCCGTCGAACGCGCGTGGGTCTATGCCACCTTGATGCTCGGTGAATCCCAGGTGCGTTCCGGCCACTTGCTGCTGGCACTGCTGAAAACCCCGAGCCTGCGCAACGGTTTGTACGGCGTGTCCCGCGAGTTCAACAAGGTCGGCATCGATGACTTGAGCGAACGGTTCGCCGCGTTGCTCAACGCCTCGCCCGAGGCGCAGATGACCGCCAGCGATGGCTATCAGTTGCCCGGCGAAGACATCGGCGCAGTCGCGCCCGCCAAGCAGGAAGCCTTGAAGCGCTTTACTGTCGACCTCACGGAACAAGCGCGCGGCAACACGATGGACCCCATCGTCGGGCGCGACGAAGAGATCCGCCAGGTGATCGACATATTGATGCGGCGGCGCCAGAACAACCCGATCCTGGTGGGCGAGGCGGGCGTCGGCAAAACCGCCGTGGTTGAAGGGTTTGCCCAGCGCATTGCTCGCGGCGATGTGCCGCCGAGCCTCAAAGACGTGCAACTGCTCGCCCTGGATGTGGGCCTGTTGCAAGCCGGGGCCAGCATGAAAGGCGAGTTCGAACAGCGCCTGCGTTCGGTGATCGATGAAGTGCAGGCCAGCGTCAAACCGGTGGTGCTGTTTATCGACGAAACCCACACCCTGGTCGGCGCGGGCGGCGCTGCCGGCACCGGCGATGCGGCCAACCTGCTCAAGCCGGCGCTGGCGCGTGGCACGCTGCGCACCATCGGCGCGACGACCTTTGCCGAGTACAAAAAACACATCGAAAAAGACCCGGCGCTGACCCGGCGTTTCCAGACCGTGCAGGTCGATGAACCGGACGAGGCCCGCGCGTTGCTGATGCTGCGCGGCATCGCGCAGACCATGCAGAACCACCATCAGGTGCACATCCTCGATTCGGCATTGGCGGCGGCGGTGCGCCTGTCCAACCGTTACATCCCGGCGCGCCAGTTGCCGGACAAAGCCGTCAGCCTGATTGACACCGCCTGCGCGCGCGTCGCCATCAGCCTGCACGCCACCCCTGCGCAGGTGGATGACCGCCGTCGGCGCATCGAGGCTCTGGAAACCGAGCTGGAGATCATCGAGCGTGAAACCGCAATTGGCGTGGACACAACCAGCCGCCGCGCCTCGGTCGAGGCCCAACTCGCCAGCGAACGTGAGTGCCTGGACGAGGTGGAAGGGCGCTGGGACAACGAGCTGGCGCTGGTCGAGCAGATTCAACGGCTGCGCCGCCAGCTTGCGGACGCAACCGAGCGCGAGGCGGGCCTGGCGGAACTGCATCAGTTGCAGGACGAGCTGGCGGCGCAGCAGGGCGAACACCCGCTGGTGCTGATCAGCGTCGATGAGCAGGCGGTGGCCTCGGTGGTGCAGGACTGGACCGGCATTCCGGTGGGGCGCATGGTCAAGAATGAAATCGACAACGTACTGCGTCTGGCCGAGCGCCTGGGCCAGCGCATCATCGGCCAGGACCATGCACTGGAAATGATCGCGCGGCGCATCCAGACCTCCCGCGCGGGCCTGGACAACCCGGGCAAACCGGTCGGCGTGTTCATGCTTGCGGGCACGTCCGGGGTGGGCAAGACCGAGACCGCCCTGGCCTTGGCCGAGTTGCTGTATGGCGGCGAACAGAACGTGATCACCATCAACATGAGCGAATACCAGGAGGCGCATACCGTTTCCACGCTCAAGGGTGCGCCGCCGGGTTACGTGGGGTACGGCGAGGGCGGCGTCTTGACCGAGGCGGTGCGGCGCAAGCCTTACAGCGTGGTGCTGCTGGACGAAGTGGAGAAGGCTCACCCGGATGTGCATGAGCTGTTTTTCCAGGTGTTCGACAAGGGCTGGATGGAAGACGGCGAAGGACGGATCATCGATTTCAAGAACACCTTGATCCTGCTGACCACCAACGCCGGCACGCCGTTGATCAGCCGCCTGTGCCGTCACCCGCAGACCATGCCCTCGCCGGATGTCATCGCCAAGGCCTTGCGTGAACCGCTGCTGGAAGTGTTCCCGCCGGCCTTGCTCGGGCGCCTGGTGGTGATCCCGTATTACCCGCTGAGCGACGCCATGCTCGGCAGCATCATCGGCCTGCAACTGGGGCGCATCCAGAAGCGCATCGCCGATAACCACAACATCCCGTTCACCTGGAGCGAGGAGGTCGTGCAGCTGATTGCCAGCCGCTGCACCGAGCTGGAAAGCGGTGGGCGGATGATCGACGCCATCCTCACCAACGCGATGCTGCCGGCAATCAGTACCGAATTCCTCAATCGCTTGTTGCAGGGCACTCCGGCCACTTATGTGCGGGTGAGTGTCGAGGGCGGCGAGTTTGCCTACGCGTTCAGCGAGGCTGCGAGGTAA
- the tssG gene encoding type VI secretion system baseplate subunit TssG has product MRDPLTLLSALEAHPGRFDFYAALRQLECAHPQLPRIGQAARPADEAVRFGQQPSLAFEPAMIAALKPGVTPKLLLNFFGLMGANGPLPIHLTEYIRDRQRNLNDPTLAAFCDVFHHRMISLFYRAWASAQPAVSLDRPGADRFAQYLGSLIGIGQPSLLNRNAVPDVAKLHFAGRLGPQTRNAEGLAALLSDYLGVPVQVEQFVGHWMTLPADGLCALRSGPDAAVLGQTTVMGKKVWNTQHKFRLLIGPLDLAQTRRLLPGGDSLQRVQDWVRQYVGLAMDWDVNLIVKKDQVPGLRLGSAPLGWTSWLSSQTPEHDDRQLLINPRISSQGPAHG; this is encoded by the coding sequence ATGCGAGATCCTCTGACCCTGCTCAGTGCCCTTGAAGCGCATCCGGGGCGTTTTGATTTCTATGCTGCGCTGCGCCAGTTGGAGTGCGCCCACCCGCAATTGCCGCGGATCGGCCAGGCCGCGCGCCCGGCGGATGAGGCGGTGCGGTTCGGCCAGCAACCGTCGCTGGCGTTCGAGCCTGCGATGATCGCGGCACTCAAGCCTGGCGTTACGCCGAAACTGCTGCTGAATTTTTTCGGCCTGATGGGCGCCAATGGCCCGCTGCCGATTCATCTGACCGAGTACATTCGCGACCGCCAGCGCAACCTCAATGACCCAACGCTGGCCGCGTTCTGCGATGTGTTCCATCACCGCATGATCAGCCTGTTTTACCGCGCCTGGGCCAGCGCGCAGCCGGCGGTCAGCCTGGACCGGCCGGGGGCGGATCGCTTTGCCCAGTACCTCGGTTCGTTGATCGGCATCGGCCAGCCGTCGCTGCTCAACCGCAATGCCGTGCCGGACGTGGCCAAGCTGCATTTTGCCGGGCGCCTGGGCCCGCAGACGCGCAATGCCGAAGGCTTGGCGGCATTACTCAGCGACTACCTCGGCGTGCCGGTGCAGGTCGAGCAGTTTGTCGGCCACTGGATGACGCTGCCCGCCGATGGCCTGTGTGCACTGCGCAGCGGCCCCGACGCTGCCGTACTCGGCCAGACCACCGTGATGGGTAAAAAGGTCTGGAACACCCAGCACAAATTCCGCCTGCTGATCGGCCCTCTGGACCTGGCCCAGACCCGCCGCCTGTTACCCGGCGGCGACAGCCTGCAACGCGTGCAGGACTGGGTGCGCCAATACGTCGGCCTGGCCATGGATTGGGACGTCAACCTGATCGTCAAGAAAGACCAAGTACCCGGCCTGCGCCTCGGTTCCGCGCCTTTGGGCTGGACCAGTTGGCTGAGCAGCCAAACCCCCGAACACGATGATCGGCAGTTGCTGATCAACCCTCGCATCTCTTCTCAAGGACCTGCCCATGGCTGA